The Macaca fascicularis isolate 582-1 chromosome 1, T2T-MFA8v1.1 genome includes a window with the following:
- the HTR1D gene encoding 5-hydroxytryptamine receptor 1D: MSPLNQSTEGLPQEASNRSLNATETPEAWDPRTLQALKISLAMVLSIITLATVFSNAFVLTTILLTRKLHTPANYLIGSLATTDLLVSILVMPISIAYTITHTWNFGQILCDIWLSSDITCCTASILHLCVIALDRYWAITDALEYSKRRTAGHAATMIAIVWAISICISIPPLFWRQAKAQEEMLECLVNTSQISYTIYSTCGAFYIPSVLLIILYGRIYRAARNRILNPPSLYGKRFTTAHLITGSAGSSLCSLNPSLHEGHSHSAGSPLFFSHVKIKLADSALERKRISAARERKATKTLGIILGAFIICWLPFFVVSLVLPICRDSCWIHPALFDFFTWLGYLNSLINPIIYTVFNEEFRQAFQKIVPFRKAS, from the coding sequence ATGTCCCCACTGAACCAGTCAACAGAAGGCCTTCCCCAGGAGGCCTCCAACAGATCCCTGAATGCCACAGAAACCCCAGAGGCTTGGGATCCCAGGACCCTCCAGGCACTCAAGATCTCCCTTGCCATGGTCCTTTCCATCATCACACTGGCCACAGTCTTCTCCAACGCCTTTGTACTCACCACCATCTTACTCACCAGGAAGCTCCACACCCCTGCCAACTACCTGATTGGCTCCCTGGCCACCACCGACCTCTTGGTTTCCATCTTGGTCATGCCCATTAGCATCGCCTATACCATCACCCACACCTGGAACTTTGGCCAAATCTTGTGTGACATCTGGCTGTCTTCTGACATCACGTGCTGCACGGCCTCCATCCTGCATCTCTGTGTCATTGCTCTGGACAGGTACTGGGCGATCACGGATGCCCTGGAGTACAGTAAACGCAGGACAGCTGGCCATGCGGCCACCATGATTGCCATCGTCTGGGCCATCTCCATCTGCATCTCCATTCCCCCTCTCTTCTGGCGACAGGCCAAGGCCCAGGAGGAGATGTTGGAGTGCCTGGTGAACACCTCTCAGATCTCCTACACCATCTACTCCACGTGTGGGGCCTTCTACATTCCCTCGGTGTTGCTCATCATCCTATATGGCCGGATCTACCGGGCGGCCCGGAATCGCATCCTGAATCCACCCTCACTCTATGGGAAGCGCTTCACCACAGCCCACCTCATCACAGGCTCTGCAGGGTCCTCCCTCTGTTCGCTCAACCCCAGCCTCCATGAGGGGCACTCGCACTCGGCTGGCTCCCCTCTCTTTTTCAGCCACGTGAAAATCAAGCTTGCTGACAGTGCCCTGGAACGCAAGAGGATTTCCGCGGCTCGGGAAAGGAAAGCCACTAAAACCCTGGGCATCATTCTGGGGGCTTTTATCATCTGCTGGTTGCCCTTCTTCGTGGTGTCTCTGGTCCTCCCCATCTGCCGGGACTCCTGCTGGATCCACCCGGCCCTCTTTGACTTCTTCACCTGGCTAGGCTATTTAAACTCCCTCATCAATCCAATAATCTACACTGTGTTTAATGAAGAGTTTCGGCAAGCCTTTCAGAAAATTGTCCCTTTCCGGAAGGCCTCCTAG